The proteins below are encoded in one region of Streptomyces roseirectus:
- a CDS encoding LacI family DNA-binding transcriptional regulator, translated as MARNTTRPTSRDVAQAAGVSQAAVSLVLGDKWRGRVAETTAERVRQAARDLGYRPNLAARNLRLGHTRTVLLVVPALTTEFFAGVYTGAARVAAQHGFGVVLYPSPEGVGPARDPFASAQTALDGVIASSMAADALTAIRGDQLPLVMLDSDPHGSLGAATVNLDIADGTRQVADHLLGLGHRHFLHLAADVPSWTFQVRADALATRLATVPGTTLRTAHAPIAIEGARDALVQALQHGPHPTAVVCDDDKLAAGAYKALRRLGLRIPDDLSVTGLDDLALATAIDPELTTVRLDAELFGERGMHTLLAVLDGRSPGQDDIPVHLVVRGSTAPPPEKPRAPAG; from the coding sequence GTGGCACGCAACACCACGCGCCCCACGAGCCGCGACGTCGCCCAGGCCGCCGGAGTCTCCCAGGCCGCCGTCTCCCTCGTCCTCGGCGACAAATGGCGCGGCCGCGTCGCCGAGACCACCGCCGAACGCGTCCGCCAGGCCGCCCGCGACCTCGGCTACCGCCCCAACCTCGCCGCCCGCAACCTCCGCCTCGGCCACACCCGCACCGTCCTGCTCGTCGTCCCCGCGCTCACCACCGAGTTCTTCGCCGGCGTCTACACCGGCGCCGCCCGCGTCGCCGCCCAGCACGGCTTCGGCGTCGTCCTCTACCCCTCCCCCGAAGGCGTCGGCCCCGCCCGCGACCCCTTCGCCAGCGCCCAGACCGCCCTCGACGGCGTCATCGCCTCCTCCATGGCCGCCGACGCCCTCACCGCCATCCGCGGCGACCAACTCCCCCTCGTCATGCTCGACAGCGACCCCCACGGCAGCCTCGGCGCCGCCACCGTCAACCTCGACATCGCCGACGGCACCCGCCAGGTCGCCGACCACCTCCTCGGCCTCGGCCACCGCCACTTCCTCCACCTCGCGGCCGACGTCCCCTCCTGGACCTTCCAGGTCCGCGCCGACGCCCTCGCCACCCGCCTCGCCACCGTCCCCGGCACCACCCTGCGCACCGCCCACGCCCCCATCGCCATCGAAGGCGCCCGCGACGCCCTCGTCCAGGCCCTCCAGCACGGCCCCCACCCCACCGCCGTGGTCTGCGACGACGACAAACTCGCCGCCGGCGCCTACAAAGCCCTCCGCCGACTCGGCCTGCGCATCCCCGACGACCTCTCCGTCACCGGCCTCGACGACCTCGCCCTCGCCACCGCCATCGACCCCGAACTCACCACCGTCCGCCTCGACGCCGAACTCTTCGGCGAACGCGGCATGCACACCCTCCTCGCCGTCCTCGACGGACGCAGCCCCGGCCAGGACGACATCCCCGTCCACCTCGTCGTGCGCGGCTCCACCGCACCACCCCCCGAAAAACCCCGCGCCCCAGCCGGATGA
- the prcB gene encoding proteasome subunit beta: MEANTRSTGRLPAAFLTPGSSSFMDFLSEHQPELLPGKRQLPPVQGVVEAPHGTTIVAVTFRGGVILAGDRRATMGNMIAQRDIEKVFPADEYSAVGIAGTAGLAVEMVKLFQLELEHFEKVEGAQLSLEGKANRLSTMIRSNLGMAMQGLAVVPLFAGFDVDRAKGRIFSYDVTGGRSEEQNFAAVGSGSIFARGAMKKLYHADLSESEATTLVVQALYDAADDDSATGGPDVARRIYPIVTVITDEGFRRLTDVESAEIARSVLEKRLEQPDGPRAALL; the protein is encoded by the coding sequence GTGGAAGCCAACACTCGTAGCACCGGGCGTCTACCAGCTGCCTTCCTGACGCCTGGGTCCTCGTCGTTCATGGATTTCCTGTCCGAGCACCAGCCGGAACTGCTGCCGGGGAAGCGGCAGTTGCCGCCGGTGCAGGGTGTGGTGGAGGCTCCGCACGGGACGACGATCGTCGCGGTGACGTTCCGGGGCGGGGTGATCCTCGCGGGGGACCGCCGGGCGACGATGGGGAACATGATCGCCCAGCGGGACATCGAGAAGGTGTTCCCGGCGGACGAGTACTCGGCGGTCGGGATCGCCGGCACGGCGGGCCTCGCGGTGGAGATGGTGAAGCTGTTCCAGCTGGAGCTGGAGCACTTCGAGAAGGTGGAGGGCGCGCAGCTCTCGCTGGAGGGCAAGGCGAACCGCCTGTCGACGATGATCAGGTCGAACCTCGGGATGGCGATGCAGGGCCTCGCGGTCGTGCCGCTGTTCGCCGGTTTCGACGTGGACCGCGCGAAGGGCCGCATCTTCAGTTACGACGTGACGGGCGGCCGTTCCGAGGAGCAGAACTTCGCGGCGGTCGGTTCGGGTTCGATCTTCGCGCGGGGCGCGATGAAGAAGCTGTACCACGCGGACCTGTCGGAGTCGGAGGCGACGACGCTGGTGGTGCAGGCGCTGTACGACGCGGCTGACGACGACTCGGCGACGGGTGGCCCGGATGTCGCGCGCCGGATCTACCCGATCGTCACGGTGATCACCGACGAGGGTTTCCGCAGGCTGACGGATGTCGAGTCGGCGGAGATCGCGCGTTCGGTGCTGGAGAAGCGGCTGGAGCAGCCGGACGGCCCGCGGGCCGCGCTGCTGTAG
- the pafA gene encoding Pup--protein ligase: MDRRIFGLENEYGVTCTFRGQRRLSPDEVARYLFRRVVSWGRSSNVFLRNGARLYLDVGSHPEYATPECDNVTELVTHDKAGERILEGLLVDAERRLHEEGIAGDVYLFKNNTDSAGNSYGCHENYLVARHGEFSRLADILIPFLVTRQLLCGAGKVLQTPRGAVYCVSQRAEHIWEGVSSATTRSRPIINTRDEPHADAERYRRLHVIVGDSNMSETTMLLKVGATDLVLRMIEAGTVMRDLTLENPIRAIREVSHDITGRRKVRLASGREASALEVQREYYEKAVDFCERRGIRTGTVEQVLELWGRTLDAIEAEDLDRIGTEIDWVMKYKLIERYRAKHNMTMSHPRVAQIDLAYHDIHRRRGLYYLLERKGQAARICDDLKIFQGKSVPPQTTRARLRGDFIRRAQEQRRDFTVDWVHLKLNDQAQRTVLCKDPFRSVDDRVEKLIAGM; encoded by the coding sequence ATGGACCGCCGCATTTTCGGGCTGGAGAACGAGTACGGCGTCACGTGCACGTTCAGGGGACAGCGGCGTCTGTCTCCTGACGAGGTGGCGCGGTACCTCTTCCGCCGTGTCGTGTCATGGGGCCGCAGCAGCAATGTCTTTCTGCGGAACGGAGCCCGCCTCTATCTCGATGTGGGTTCGCACCCTGAATACGCGACACCCGAATGTGACAACGTGACCGAGCTGGTCACTCACGACAAGGCCGGCGAGCGCATTCTCGAAGGACTTCTGGTGGACGCGGAACGGCGCCTGCACGAGGAGGGAATCGCGGGCGACGTCTACCTCTTCAAGAACAACACGGACTCGGCCGGGAACTCCTACGGCTGCCACGAGAACTATCTGGTGGCACGGCACGGGGAGTTCTCCCGGCTCGCGGACATCCTGATCCCGTTCCTGGTGACGCGTCAGCTGCTGTGCGGCGCGGGCAAGGTGCTGCAGACGCCGCGTGGTGCGGTGTACTGCGTGAGCCAGCGGGCGGAGCACATCTGGGAGGGCGTCTCGTCGGCGACGACCCGTTCGCGGCCGATCATCAACACGCGTGACGAGCCGCACGCGGACGCGGAGCGCTACCGCCGTCTGCATGTGATCGTGGGCGACTCGAACATGTCGGAGACGACGATGCTGCTGAAGGTCGGCGCGACCGACCTGGTGCTGCGGATGATCGAGGCGGGCACGGTGATGCGGGACCTGACGCTGGAGAACCCGATCCGGGCGATCCGCGAGGTCAGTCACGACATCACGGGCCGGCGCAAGGTGCGTCTGGCGAGCGGGCGCGAGGCGTCGGCGCTCGAGGTGCAGCGCGAGTACTACGAGAAGGCCGTCGACTTCTGTGAGCGGCGCGGTATCCGGACGGGCACGGTCGAGCAGGTGCTCGAACTGTGGGGCCGGACGCTGGACGCGATCGAGGCGGAGGACCTGGACCGGATCGGCACCGAGATCGACTGGGTGATGAAGTACAAGCTCATCGAGCGGTACCGGGCCAAGCACAACATGACGATGTCGCATCCGCGCGTGGCGCAGATCGACCTCGCCTACCACGACATCCACCGTCGCCGGGGTCTGTACTACCTGCTGGAGCGCAAGGGGCAGGCGGCGCGGATCTGTGACGACCTGAAGATCTTCCAGGGCAAGTCGGTGCCGCCGCAGACCACCCGGGCCCGGCTGCGGGGCGACTTCATCCGGCGGGCGCAGGAGCAGCGCCGGGACTTCACGGTGGACTGGGTGCACCTGAAGCTGAACGACCAGGCACAGCGGACGGTGCTGTGCAAGGACCCCTTCCGGTCGGTGGACGACCGGGTCGAGAAACTGATCGCCGGGATGTGA
- a CDS encoding MFS transporter: MAGGLAGYAEVVRARYAARLLAGTLVGRLPCATAAVTIVLFARAEGATYSLAGVLAAVYGVANAVGQPLLGRLVDLRGQPKVQLPAAVGAAAAMAVFAWSGLDPLWQAYTAVVVSGLLTPPLEGGLRALWPSVLKREEQVHTAYAMDAVAQEVMFTLGPLLVTVCVSVWSERAALLVINAVGVLGALSVVVSPPARAWRSAPREAHWLGALRSPALLALLGACVFVGVALGSITVASVPYADEHGGDVVYGWLMAAIGFGALVGGTVYGARSWRGPAERRLVVIVALLAVCYVPLTLRPGAPAMVALTVLAGVFLAPALTCAFVLVDRYAPRGTVTEAFSWLVTMFTVGQSAGAGLAGPVVEAGGTLWGFAVPSLAGGAALLVLLATRRVMAVPAADGVVVVSSENDPNRAAEPRFSSGDRA; encoded by the coding sequence ATGGCCGGGGGACTGGCGGGTTACGCGGAGGTCGTGCGGGCGCGGTACGCGGCACGGCTGCTGGCCGGGACGCTGGTGGGGCGGCTGCCGTGCGCGACGGCGGCGGTCACGATCGTGCTGTTCGCGCGCGCGGAGGGCGCCACCTACAGCCTGGCCGGTGTGCTGGCGGCGGTGTACGGGGTGGCGAACGCGGTGGGACAGCCGCTGCTGGGACGGCTGGTGGACCTGCGCGGACAGCCGAAGGTGCAGTTGCCGGCGGCGGTGGGCGCGGCGGCGGCGATGGCGGTGTTCGCCTGGAGCGGCCTGGACCCCCTGTGGCAGGCGTACACGGCCGTGGTGGTCTCGGGGCTGCTGACACCGCCGCTGGAGGGCGGGCTGCGGGCGCTGTGGCCGTCGGTGCTCAAGCGCGAGGAGCAGGTGCACACGGCGTACGCGATGGACGCGGTCGCGCAGGAGGTGATGTTCACGCTGGGGCCGCTGCTGGTGACGGTGTGCGTGTCGGTGTGGTCGGAGCGGGCGGCGCTGCTGGTGATCAACGCGGTGGGCGTGCTGGGGGCGCTGTCGGTGGTGGTGTCGCCGCCCGCGCGCGCGTGGCGCTCGGCACCGCGCGAGGCGCACTGGCTGGGCGCGCTGCGCTCGCCCGCGCTGCTGGCGCTGCTGGGGGCGTGCGTGTTCGTGGGGGTCGCGCTGGGGTCGATCACGGTGGCGTCGGTGCCGTACGCGGACGAGCACGGCGGGGACGTGGTGTACGGCTGGCTGATGGCGGCGATCGGGTTCGGCGCGCTGGTCGGCGGGACGGTGTACGGGGCGCGGTCGTGGCGGGGTCCGGCGGAGCGGCGGCTGGTGGTGATCGTGGCGCTGCTGGCGGTGTGCTACGTGCCGTTGACGCTGCGGCCGGGGGCGCCGGCGATGGTGGCGCTGACGGTGCTCGCGGGGGTGTTCCTGGCGCCGGCGCTGACGTGCGCGTTCGTCCTGGTGGACCGGTACGCGCCGCGTGGGACGGTGACGGAGGCGTTCTCGTGGCTGGTGACGATGTTCACGGTGGGGCAGTCGGCGGGGGCGGGTCTCGCGGGGCCGGTCGTGGAGGCGGGGGGCACGCTGTGGGGGTTCGCGGTGCCCTCTCTCGCGGGTGGTGCCGCGTTGCTGGTTTTGCTGGCGACGAGGAGGGTAATGGCAGTGCCGGCCGCTGACGGGGTGGTTGTGGTGTCGTCGGAAAATGATCCGAACCGTGCTGCCGAACCCCGTTTCAGTTCGGGGGATCGGGCGTAA
- a CDS encoding endonuclease VII domain-containing protein produces MIAEQKGLCVICLKAPAVHVDHCHETGRVRGVLCFNCNSAIGKLGDDPDAVRRAASYLEGISWKPTLVAPGVYQLPS; encoded by the coding sequence ATGATCGCGGAGCAGAAGGGGCTGTGTGTCATCTGCCTGAAAGCCCCCGCCGTTCATGTGGATCACTGCCATGAGACGGGTAGGGTCCGTGGCGTACTGTGCTTCAACTGCAATTCGGCCATCGGCAAGTTGGGGGACGACCCCGATGCGGTTCGTCGGGCGGCCTCCTACCTGGAAGGAATCTCGTGGAAGCCAACACTCGTAGCACCGGGCGTCTACCAGCTGCCTTCCTGA
- the prcA gene encoding proteasome subunit alpha translates to MSTPFYVSPQQAMADRAEYARKGIARGRSLVVLQYADGIVFVGENPSRALHKFSEIYDRIGFAAAGKYNEYENLRIGGVRYADLRGYTYDRDDVTARGLANVYAQTLGTIFSSTAEKPYEVELVVAEVGETVEGDQIYRLPHDGSIVDEHGSVAVGGNAELISNYLDQRHQDGMSLSEALQLAVQALSREANGTQREIPAERLEVAVLDRTRPQQRKFKRIVGPQLSRLLEAGGPATEAESAEDAGDAGDGE, encoded by the coding sequence GTGTCGACGCCGTTCTATGTCTCCCCCCAGCAGGCGATGGCGGACCGCGCGGAGTACGCCCGTAAGGGCATCGCGCGGGGCCGGAGTCTGGTCGTCCTGCAGTACGCCGACGGCATCGTGTTCGTCGGCGAGAACCCTTCGCGCGCGCTGCACAAGTTCAGCGAGATCTACGACCGGATCGGTTTCGCGGCGGCGGGCAAGTACAACGAGTACGAGAACCTGCGGATCGGCGGTGTGCGCTACGCGGATCTGCGGGGTTACACCTATGACCGGGACGATGTGACCGCGCGGGGTCTGGCGAACGTGTACGCGCAGACGCTGGGCACGATCTTCTCGTCGACGGCGGAGAAGCCGTACGAGGTGGAGCTGGTGGTCGCGGAGGTCGGTGAGACGGTCGAGGGTGACCAGATCTACCGGTTGCCGCACGACGGTTCGATCGTGGACGAGCACGGTTCGGTCGCGGTGGGCGGTAACGCGGAGCTGATCAGCAACTATCTGGACCAGCGTCATCAGGACGGGATGAGCCTGTCGGAGGCGTTGCAGCTGGCGGTGCAGGCGTTGTCGCGGGAGGCGAACGGGACACAGCGGGAGATTCCGGCGGAGCGTCTTGAGGTCGCGGTGCTGGACCGTACGCGTCCGCAGCAGCGGAAGTTCAAGCGGATCGTGGGTCCGCAGTTGTCGCGCCTGTTGGAGGCGGGTGGCCCGGCGACGGAGGCGGAGAGCGCCGAGGACGCGGGCGACGCCGGGGACGGCGAGTAG
- a CDS encoding ubiquitin-like protein Pup: MATKDTGGGQQKATRSTEEVEEQTAETQGSEDLKERHEKLSDDVDSVLDEIDDVLEENAEDFVRGFVQKGGE; encoded by the coding sequence ATGGCGACCAAGGACACCGGCGGCGGCCAGCAGAAGGCGACGCGCTCCACCGAGGAGGTCGAGGAGCAGACCGCGGAGACACAGGGCTCGGAAGACCTCAAGGAACGCCACGAGAAGCTGAGCGACGACGTCGACTCGGTTCTTGACGAAATTGACGATGTCCTCGAGGAGAATGCCGAGGACTTCGTGCGTGGGTTCGTGCAGAAAGGTGGGGAATAG